The genomic DNA TTAATGAAGCATCAACATGTCCTTTTTTAGGATTTACACGGAGAACACGGCAAACAATTTTTTGGTTTTCTCTTACATGATCTCTGATATTTTTAACCCAACCAGAAGATACTTCAGAAATATGAATAAAAGCTTCTTTGCCTTGATATTCTTCTAATTTAGCAAAAGCCCCATAATTGAGAACTTTATAAACAGTACCGACAATAAGTTCCCCTTCATCAGGCCATTCTTGACTTTTTCTTACCATACTCTCACCAACATTAATAAAAATTATAAAAAAATAGTAAAAAATAAGTTAAAAACTAAAAATTTAGTTTAAAACTTTTTCAATGTGTGCGGTGATTTTAGCTTTAGCACCGCGAGATTTGACAAGAGTCTTACCGCAGATGATACATTTAACATCAGATGCAGCACGGTCAAATATAACTTGCTCATTGTCACAATCTAAACATTTAACTTTTAAAAAGTTTCCTCTACCTTTACTAACCATGTTAATCACCTATTTTGCTACAAATTCAGGTTTTCCTGTTCTGAAAGATTGTTTGATGTGAGATTTTCCACATTCTTTGCATTTAAGTCTTAAGTCTAGTTTTTTAACTGGTTTGTTTCCAGCAGGTAAAGGCCTTGGATAACCTCTGTAACCAGCAGTTACACGTCTAAATTGTCTTTGTCCCCAGGTTAATTCACTAGCTTTCCTTTTTTTAGCAGTGTGAACTTCATGCATTGTGTGTCTTTTACAATGAGGACAGTATGTTCTTTTTTCTTTTGGTATTTTCATTTTTTCACCGTTTCTACACTAAAAAGTGCTTAATTAATTAATCATTGTAAATCTATTCATAACTTTATCTAAACTGAGTTTTAACTAAAAAATGTTAGAGATTAAAACTGCATTGTAACGCATCAAGTCTACAGGCAGCAGAAATCCAAATTATATAAAATATAATTTTTTATAATCACAAATAGATATGTTCTTTATGTATATTTGATAAGTTATATAAAGTTAATGGAAAATTAGATTTTTACCTGTCTGCCTTTACGATTTTTGAAAAATATTTTTGCATTAACCATCGGCAGAGTTACTAAATCCTGTGACCTGAAAGGACCATAAACTTTTTCATCAACACCTACAATAGGGCCTACGTCATCAAAAACCAGCATTGTAACTAATTCAGTATCTTTAGCTATTTTTTGAGATTCCAAATCGAAAAATTCTTCTACTTCCTCAACAGCATTAGGGTTTTCTTCAATGTTGGTTTCAGCTATTGTTTCTTTTTTAGGTTTCACAACAGGTTCTTTGGAAATTGCCTCTTTTTGCTGTGATTTTGCAATTTGCTTTTCAATAGGTTCCCTTTTCTCATCTACAATAGGTTTAGCTTTGCTGATTTCATCCAACCTATTTAAAACCTCATCATTCTCTTTTGGTTTTTCATTATGAGAATCCAAAGTATTTTTTTGAGTTTCAATAGGTCTGATTACAGTAGTTTTCTGTTTATCTTCATCATCAGACAGCTTATCAAGGGAAATGTTACCCCTATGATTTTTTAGAGTGTCGATTAATGAATAGTAAAATTTTTCTTCCTCAGGAGTTAGATTTAAAGGGGTTGTATCGACCAAATCGAATTGTGGTTTTCCAACAAAAAGTTTATATGACCTGTGAATGTTCACTACAGCCGCTTCGCTGATTTTTTTCTCACGCCTTTCACAAATCTCAGTAGCAATTATCTGAGCTTGCTTAAGCATTCCGTGAGCGTTAGAAAATGGATCTTCTATAGCCTGCTTTCTTAAGTCATTTAAATACTCGTGAATATCATTGTAAAAAGTCTCTTCTACACGAGCCAATGTACCATTATTACGTTCTTTTTTCTGAACATGACGTAGCTTTTGATAGAATTCATCCACTTAATATCATCTCGAATGTAGTGTTTAAAAATAAAAAAAAGTAAACAAATGAAATTATTCATCTGTTTCTAATCTAGGAGCAAGCAAGAAACTTAGTTTACCGTCACCGGTAACCATATTAAGGGTTAAACTTAACGGCATGTCAGTACCTAAGCCAATTTCAGCTTCCTCTGAAAATTTATCTGCTTTAAGCATTTCTCTAATTTTATCCAATGAAAATAAAGATTTTGCATGTTCTTGAATATTTTCTCCATGAAGATATTTGATGCTTGCATCACCAAATTCACCGTCAGCTGATGCAATAAAGTAATCTTCATCAACTTGGAATGCAATTTTATCTGAAAAGATATCTATATCGTTAATACAATCTTTTAAGATAGAGAAACGAACTTTAAATGATGTTGGGTGATCAATTTGAGGTGGAACAGGGTTATCATATTCCATATCAATTAATCTTATTTTGAAAGTTCTTGTTGCATCTCCCTCAAAGGTAATAATGAAATTACCTTCATCAACAGACATTAAAACTCTGTCCTGAGATTTTGCACGTTTTAAAACTCTCATGAATTCATCAGTATCAATATTAATTTTTTCAGGAACATCACAAATATATTCATCAAATAAACTTGCTTTAAGTTCTAAATGAACAAAAGTTATGTGACTACGGTCTAAGGCATCTAATCTCATGCCTTCACTGTCAGTTTGAATCTGTACTTCATCGACAATTGATGAAATAGCATCAAAACTGGTTTTTAATATACTAGAATCACTTAATTCTGCTTTAAACATAAATAATCCTCTAATTAGTAATGTGTTAATATTTATTTTTTATATATAATAAATTTATCTTTTTATAGGATTATTCGTTGCAAGCTTTTTTCATGCTGGAAACATACTCTTTAAGGGCATCTTCCGCATTATCGCCATGTTCCTCAATTATCTTAACAATTGCACTGCCCACTATAACTCCATCTGCAATTTTACCAATGTTTGATGCCTGTTCTGGAGTATTAATCCCAAAACCTACAGCAAGTGGCAAATCAGTAACATCCCTAATGTCGGATAAAATAGCATTTAAATCAGTTTTTATTTCTGAACGCATTCCAGTAACGCCCAAAGAAGAAACAACATAAATGAAACCGGTAGCGTCACTGGCTATCATCTGAATTCTTTCCTTTGATGTTGGAGCTATCAATGAAATTACATCAACATCATTCTTACGGGCAATGTCTGCGATTTCCCCTTTTTCTTCATAAGGTAAATCCGGAGCGATTATTCCATCAACACCCAGCTCTTTGCATTTTTTAAAGAATTTTTCATATCCATAAAAGAAAACGGGATTGATATATGTTAAAAATACCAATGGAACATCAGTTTTCTGACGAACTTTTCTGACAATTTCAAATACGTCATCAGTTGTTGTATTGTGCTTTAAAGCCCTTACATTTGCATCCTGGATTACAACACCTTCAGCCATCGGGTCTGAAAATGGAATTCCTATTTCCACCAAATCACAGCCTGCATCAACCATAGCCAAAATATAATCAACAGTTTTGTCAACAGTCGGGTCTCCTGCAGTTAAAAATCCTATGAATGCCTTACCGTTTTTGAATGCATTAGAAATTTTACTCATTTAACTCAACTCCCCTGTATTCTGCAATTGATCTGACATCTTTATCCCCTCTTCCTGAAAGGCAAATCATTATA from Methanobrevibacter sp. includes the following:
- a CDS encoding 30S ribosomal protein S27e — encoded protein: MVSKGRGNFLKVKCLDCDNEQVIFDRAASDVKCIICGKTLVKSRGAKAKITAHIEKVLN
- a CDS encoding 50S ribosomal protein L44e; the encoded protein is MKIPKEKRTYCPHCKRHTMHEVHTAKKRKASELTWGQRQFRRVTAGYRGYPRPLPAGNKPVKKLDLRLKCKECGKSHIKQSFRTGKPEFVAK
- the pcn gene encoding proliferating cell nuclear antigen (pcna), which produces MFKAELSDSSILKTSFDAISSIVDEVQIQTDSEGMRLDALDRSHITFVHLELKASLFDEYICDVPEKINIDTDEFMRVLKRAKSQDRVLMSVDEGNFIITFEGDATRTFKIRLIDMEYDNPVPPQIDHPTSFKVRFSILKDCINDIDIFSDKIAFQVDEDYFIASADGEFGDASIKYLHGENIQEHAKSLFSLDKIREMLKADKFSEEAEIGLGTDMPLSLTLNMVTGDGKLSFLLAPRLETDE
- the trpA gene encoding tryptophan synthase subunit alpha, encoding MSKISNAFKNGKAFIGFLTAGDPTVDKTVDYILAMVDAGCDLVEIGIPFSDPMAEGVVIQDANVRALKHNTTTDDVFEIVRKVRQKTDVPLVFLTYINPVFFYGYEKFFKKCKELGVDGIIAPDLPYEEKGEIADIARKNDVDVISLIAPTSKERIQMIASDATGFIYVVSSLGVTGMRSEIKTDLNAILSDIRDVTDLPLAVGFGINTPEQASNIGKIADGVIVGSAIVKIIEEHGDNAEDALKEYVSSMKKACNE